In Psychrobacter sp. P11G3, a single genomic region encodes these proteins:
- the dusB gene encoding tRNA dihydrouridine synthase DusB, producing MSIDSPILPSSSPLSDHPLLQPLNIGGLTIENRLMVAPMAGVTDNPFRRLCKSFGAGHAVSEMIIADTALYARKKSLYRANFDNEIAPISAQIAGAEPDKLSEAARYQIDNGAQIIDINMGCPAKKVCRKLAGSALLQDEDLVARLLDATVNAVDAPVTLKTRLGFENGRENILRVAKRAEQAGIAAIAIHGRTREDMYTGNARYELIREVKESISIPVIANGDIDSAQKAQHVYEMTGCDAVMIGRAAQGQPWIFRDIEHFLRTGERLEAPSVSEIKEIVLAHLQELYDFYGEYSGCRIARKHIAWYTTGIPNSNAFRQAMYGEESTAGQFKVVETFLQAHE from the coding sequence ATGTCTATTGATTCTCCCATTTTACCTTCGTCCTCGCCTTTGTCTGACCATCCATTGTTGCAGCCATTGAACATAGGTGGCCTGACGATTGAAAACCGTTTGATGGTCGCACCGATGGCAGGCGTGACAGACAATCCTTTTCGTCGATTGTGCAAATCATTTGGTGCAGGTCATGCGGTCAGTGAAATGATCATCGCTGATACCGCTCTTTATGCACGCAAAAAATCCTTGTACCGTGCCAATTTCGATAACGAGATTGCGCCTATTTCGGCACAGATAGCAGGTGCTGAGCCGGACAAATTATCTGAAGCGGCCCGTTATCAAATTGATAATGGCGCACAGATTATCGATATCAACATGGGCTGTCCGGCCAAGAAGGTCTGTCGTAAGCTGGCAGGCTCTGCATTGTTGCAAGATGAGGATTTGGTCGCGCGATTACTAGATGCAACGGTCAATGCCGTTGATGCACCTGTCACGCTAAAGACACGTCTAGGTTTTGAAAACGGTCGTGAAAACATCTTACGAGTCGCCAAGCGTGCTGAGCAGGCCGGCATTGCAGCGATTGCTATTCATGGACGTACGCGTGAAGACATGTATACAGGCAATGCACGCTATGAGCTGATACGCGAAGTCAAAGAAAGCATCAGTATTCCTGTCATTGCCAATGGCGATATCGATAGCGCGCAAAAAGCCCAACACGTGTATGAGATGACAGGCTGTGATGCGGTGATGATTGGGCGTGCTGCACAAGGGCAACCATGGATATTTCGCGATATTGAGCACTTTTTGCGTACTGGCGAGCGTCTAGAGGCACCGAGCGTTAGTGAGATAAAAGAGATCGTACTGGCTCATTTGCAAGAGCTTTATGATTTCTACGGAGAGTACTCAGGCTGCCGTATCGCTCGCAAACATATTGCATGGTATACGACAGGTATTCCAAATTCTAACGCCTTTAGACAGGCGATGTATGGTGAAGAAAGTACCGCTGGACAGTTTAAAGTGGTCGAGACTTTTTTACAGGCGCACGAGTAG
- a CDS encoding DUF1622 domain-containing protein, which translates to MIDTLTHYIDLIAKMIEVIGVLIMFFGLFLALYRAFRASGHFNNDTYVEIRQTVGKSILLGLEVLIAADIVATVVTEPSLRSVLVLGFIVLIRTFLSLSLQVELEGRFPWQNRKPAPDKQPDTDTVPIDKA; encoded by the coding sequence TTGATAGACACACTAACTCACTATATCGACTTAATTGCCAAAATGATCGAAGTCATTGGCGTCCTCATTATGTTTTTTGGACTATTTCTTGCTTTATATAGAGCTTTTCGAGCGTCTGGCCATTTTAATAATGATACTTATGTTGAAATCAGGCAGACCGTAGGCAAGTCTATATTGTTGGGGTTAGAGGTGCTAATTGCCGCTGATATCGTGGCTACTGTCGTCACCGAGCCATCGCTACGCAGCGTACTGGTGCTAGGTTTTATCGTACTGATTCGAACCTTTTTAAGCTTATCGCTACAAGTTGAATTAGAAGGACGATTCCCTTGGCAAAATAGAAAACCTGCGCCTGACAAACAGCCTGATACTGATACTGTGCCCATTGATAAAGCATAG